Proteins encoded within one genomic window of Pongo abelii isolate AG06213 chromosome 18, NHGRI_mPonAbe1-v2.0_pri, whole genome shotgun sequence:
- the TPPP3 gene encoding tubulin polymerization-promoting protein family member 3, with the protein MAASTDIAGLEESFRKFAIHGDPKASGQEMNGKNWAKLCKDCKVADGKSVTGTDVDIVFSKVKGKSARVINYEEFKKALEELATKRFKGKNKEEAFDAICQLVAGKEPANVGVTKAKTGGAVDRLTDTSRYTGSHKERFDESGKGKGIAGRQDILDDSGYVSAYKNAGTYDAKVKK; encoded by the exons ATGGCAGCGAGCACAGACATCGCTGGGCTGGAGGAGAGCTTCCGCAAGTTTGCCATCCATGGTGACCCCAAGGCCAGTGGGCAAGAGATGAATGGCAAGAACTGGGCCAAGCTGTGCAAGGACTGCAAGGTGGCTGACGGAAAGTCGGTGACAGGGACCGATGTGGACATCGTCTTCTCCAAAGTCAA GGGGAAGTCTGCTCGGGTCATCAACTATGAGGAGTTCAAGAAGGCCCTGGAAGAGCTGGCGACCAAGCGATTCAAGGGCAAGAACAAGGAGGAGGCCTTCGATGCCATCTGCCAgctggtggcaggcaaagagccAGCCAATGTGGGCGTCACC aaagcaaaaacagGGGGTGCCGTAGACCGGCTGACGGATACCAGCAGATACACGGGCTCCCATAAGGAGCGCTTCGATGAGAGCGGCAAGGGCAAGGGCATTGCGGGACGGCAGGACATCCTGGACGACAGTGGCTACGTGAGCGCCTACAAGAATGCAGGCACCTACGACGCCAAGGTGAAGAAGTGA